The genome window TACAGTTCTGTGTTTGAGACATTCCTTTGAGCAGCCTGGATCCTACtgcactcagaaaaaaaatctacaggCTGTAGTAAGGATATCATGCAGAGCTAAACCTTTGGAAAGGAGTGTGCAGGTCGCTGTCAGGGTTTCAGCCTTTTGGGTGTCAAGATTGTTATCCAGCATCTGGTCCCTCATCCTCTTATTTTGGCTCAATAGTGGATGGTGAAGAGGTGACTGCCTGGCTCATGTCacctggaaggaaaagaagaagtatttgcatttataaaaacacacaataagagattttcttcttgcatgCAGCTTTTTACACCTCAAATGCAATCTGCTAGCTCAGATTCCTGTGGCCAGACAACCTGAACTAATCTCTGTTATCTCTCCTGTTAGCCTTTTGTTGCTTTAAAATAAAGCTTGACTGACAATCCTGTGGCAGAGAGAAATACAAGTCTTTGATTTCTGCATAACCATTGTAAACTAAAATACCTGTAATGCCATTTTGGCCTGGAAACCCTCCTTTGCTGTGTATGCAGAGGCTGAAGCACAATTGCCTGGGTGCTCCTGTGCCAAAGCACAGGAACTTGACCTTCCAATAGGTCCTGACAAGGTGCCACCAACCTGTAGGTAAATAAtcctttgtgtttgtttccagCTTACTGTTGGCCTGTACGAGTTCAAAGTCGTTGTGGATGGGGAGAACGCTCATGGAGAGGGATATGTGAATGTAACAGTGAATCCAAGTGAGTGCTGGGGTTGGATTTTCCTTGATTTCACCCATCTCTGACAAGCCAAGGCAGCTGTACCATGGGTTAGATTGTTTGGTTTGGTGTGGGGATAGTTCATTGTGCTGTGAACTTGCAGCATGTAATATATACATCatttaatatatacatatatatatgtgtgtgtatatatatatatgtgtgtgtgtatatatatgtgtgtatatatatatatatatgtgcatatattAAATAATTTCCTGAGATTGGAAGCTATTGCTAACACACTGCTATTTTTGCTCTACTGTATCAAGCCAACCACTTTGATAAAAGAGCTCTAATCCTGATAGGGAAGTGCTCAGCAAACACCTCACCCTGAAAGGCCACTGCTTCCATAAAAACTAGCTGCAGTCTGACAAAAAGCTTCAAGCAGCAGGAGTAAAAACTGAAGAGAAGCCAGAGCTTTGAAACTCCTTTGGAGgttcctttcttttctgtccATAAGGAATATCATTCCCAACCACAGGCAGGTTAAGTCAAATCTCATTCCCTATTGTAAGGCTTGGTTTGCTGATGAGCTGGTGGAGATGCAGCATTTTGTGCTGCCTCACTTTTTATGTGGCCTGTGTAAAGAGACAACACAGGTGTCAATAAAACCCCTTCATTTTGCAGTCTTCAGCAAGACTTCTTGTACAAGCTTTGTGGGTAAAGAATCCTCTTGCACTCCCTAAATTAGCAAGAGTGTGTGGCTGCTCTTCTgggtgctgtggctgctcaTTTCCTTATAAGCAGTGACTTTGCAGCTGGCAGCCTGCACCAAAATCCTTCACttttcagagcagcagccacactgTGGCAAGAAGCTGTAGGTGCTTGACCTGATGCAGTGCAGCCTTCCCAGAGCACTGATGTGCTGGCTGTTCACCCCCACACTGTTTGCACCCCCTTTTTGGTAACATTGATTCCCCAAGCTGGTGTAGAACATGCTGGAAGCACAAATCACTGTTGCTGATAGTTTTGCAGTTTTTTGGCCAGGATTTTCTGCCTGTGGTGAGATGGTAACAGCTGGGTTGTTGTTGCAGAGCCCCGGGTGAATCAGCCTCCTGTTGCCATCGTGTCCCCACCGTTCCAGGAAATCTCCCTGCCGACCATTTCCACTCTCATCGATGGCAGCAGTGAGTACCTGCAGGTTTTAGTGCAGCATCCAGCAGGGGGCTTTGTGTTTGCTCCTGGGCTGGCCTGTTGCATAAAGTTTAAGAGAAACAGTGACACTGAAAAGAATTAGCCTCTCTGGCCAGGAGAGCAgaacacacagagcagcacctcTCCATGTTCCTTTTGAAGGGCACTGGCCTGAGCCAATCtcctaaaaaaggaaaagatctGGAGGTTGCTGCTCAGAATCAAAAAATAATTACTGTCAATCAAAATTACTGGGCTCTTGGCTAAACTTCAAATGTGTAAGTTAGTGACACGCCACCTTTAGGGATCCTGGCCTGCACTACAGCTTTTCAGGAGTTCCTTTATACAAATTCAGGTTGTCTTAGCCCCATCTAGCATTGATTTGTTACAGTTTGGGTATCTGAGCATAACAGAGAGTCTGGGCTTCAACCAAAAATACCTTTGCCCACTAAACCCAGGGCAGAAGTGGGGACTGACCATTGGAATCTGTGAAGCAGCATTTTCCAActccttgtgtgtgtgtgttttcctCCATTACTGAAACAGAAAGCACTGATGATGATAAAATTATCAGCTACCACTGGGAAGAGCTGAAGGGTCCCCTGAGGGAGGAGAAGGTTTCCAGTGACACTCCCATACTGACACTGACCAACCTGGTACCTGGGAATTACACTTTCAGGTAGGTCACACCTGGCAGAGTCCATCCGTTCTCATCCCTTAAGAGTGAAATATATGAGATTCCTGAAGTGTTAATTTGGTTTagaaaaacccaacacaaaACATGGATTTTTTCCATTCCAACATCCGTTTTGTGATGTTCCTTTTCTCCACTCCTACACTTTCAAGTAGTTTTGTAGCTTTGCACTTCAGGAGAGATAAGCTGTCCAGCTACTTCTTATTCTTGACTTGTAGCCCTGGTTAAGATGATGGCTGGTCTGTCAGTGCTACAAAATGTCCCTTGAAATGTCAAATCTAAATTCTTTGGGTAAAGGCTTAGGAAGAAATGCAGTCTTGAAATCCAGTTTTTAAATGCAATGTGTTTGTGTCAGATAAGTGAATGAGTTCTAATGGGTTGGTGCACAACCTTGGCAATAGGTGGGAGCTGATTTTAATTCTGTATTTGTCCTGTGTTTTGGTGTGATGTCCATCACTGCATTAGCAGATCTATTTAAAGTAAAACAACCTGGAATACCTCTTAATGAACACTGCTTTCTTGTTAGGCGGTTGGCATGAACTAATCAGATCCATGCTCAGATCTAGATTTAGCAGAAAGCAGTTGTGTTTGTGGTACCAGCCTACCTgaggagatgtgctgtgtcatTCCACTTGTGGGTTAGTAATGCACTTCTGTGTTTCACCTTGGAAATGGTTGTTAGATTTCAAGTGAGAGATGGATGTGACTGTTGAATTCCTTGCATCACTTGGAGGCTGATAATTGGACATTTGGGGGAAGTTTCTATTCAGAAAAGGCTGTCACCATTCAGCTCTGGTCACCATCACTTCTTATTTCCCTCTTCAGTCTAACAGTTGTGGACTCAGATGGTGCCAGCAACTCCACCACTGCCAACCTGACTGTGAAGAAGGCAGTGGATTATCCTCCAGTGGCCAATGCTGGCCCAAACCAGGTGATCACCCTGCCCCAGAACTCCATCACTCTCTATGGCAACCAGAGCACGGACGACCACAGCATCGTCAGCTACGagtggctgctgagccccaacAGCAAAGGGAAGGTGATGGAGATGCAGGTCAGTGTCTCCTGTGTTCCACCTGGGTTGCTCACTAGCTGGGATTTTATCTATAAACAAACCAGTTTGAATTGACTGTTAGGAAATTCAGTCTTTTAGAATCCTACAGAGCAAATATGTGATATAAGTATGTGCTTAAAGTGAAGCTGGTGGTGGTTTAGTGGCTGAGCTGGTGCACCAGCATCACCACTGGCATCCTGTTCCTTTCTTGGGCAATGCAGTTTTAAATCCACCAGAGAGGTGGGAACTTTTGAGCTGAATCTTGGACTCTAACTTTGCTGATACTGACCAGACCCtcctaaaaaataaatgttggaACTTGTTTCTGTCtcatgatttttcttttgaagattATTACTGTCAAATTTGTAAAATAAGAAAGTCCATGAATCATGTTCACAATATGTGGGATTTGCACATGGCTCCCCAGAGATTTTGCTGGAGTTGGGAACTACAGAATCCCTAAAGGTCTGCTTGTATGGCATTGCTCTTATTATGTCCCACAACAGTGTCCTTGTAGTGTGCATAAATTTAGCTGCAAGTGCTTTGCTGAAGTGGCACAGactcctgctcccacagcaggaGTTGGTGACAACCCCCTGGAATGTGCTGGTAATGGTTACTTTAGAATCAGAGTCTTCTGGGTCCACCCTCATCTGCATGAGGATTGTTTTTAATCCATGAAAATCTTTTCTCTCAGGGTGTTAGGACACCAGTCTTGCAGCTCTCTGCAATGCAGGAAGGTGATTACACCTACCAGCTCATAGTGACTGATTCTGCTGGCCACCAGTCCACTGCAGAGGTCACTGTGATAGTCCAGCCAGGTAAGCTGCCTTTACCTGCTCTTGCTGCTTCTCTTCCAGGGGTTGGAGGTGAGCTGCAATCTGTCAGCAACCTCCTATGGTGACTTGCAGAAAAGCTGATCTGATTTAGGAACATTCTGGGATGGTATATTGCTGATAAATGAGCAAAAGAAAGCTTGTAGGAATATTGCCATTGTGGGCCATTCTCTTATTTTGCACAGTGTAACCTAATTGATATTTTCCTACATTAAAGGCAGGATTGTATTTGCAAAGAGCTGTGTCTGCCCACAGTGCTGGGTCCTGGGACAGGGCCAGGAAAAGTGGAGCAGTACTGAGAGAATGAGAGCAAAAATCAGAATTCCTAGTTTTAATCTGAGTACAAGGTAGTGGGCAAGGGGTGTACTGGGGATCATGCAGAAAATCTTATTGGTGGTGTTTTAAGCTTCATCTTTATGGTGTGTGTTTGAGAAACCCTGCATTCTTTTCCAGAGAACAACAAGCCCCCAAAGGCAGATGCTGGTCCAGATAAAGAATTGACTCTTCCTGTGGACAGCACCACTCTAGATGGCAGCAAGAGCTCGGATGACCAGAAGATTGTCTTCTATCTTTGGGAAAAAACTCGGTGTGTATCACCTTCCATGTTCTTGTGTATGCAAATCTTTCATTTAAAACACTCTCACACTTCCCTTGTGTTCAGTCATGGTCACGTGGGGCCTGCCAAGTTTTACCTGAATAAGACAAGGATTTATGTTTGATTGAAAAGAAGTGGAGTTTTCTTTGAGCATGAGAAAAGCTTTGCCTTCATCTCTAGGCCTGAGCATGGTGTGGCTCAGCTGTGTTTCCATGCACAGCTTGGGTCTCATGGAGAGCCTGACCCTTGTAATCAACAACAGCAGGGCCTCCTAACTCAATGCTTTTGCAGTTGGTTTAAAGGAGGCAGAGTTCTCTTCAACTCTAAATTCCCTGAAATGCTTTAGGGAATTCAGGAAAAAGCCTATGAGCAACTTGCAGTAGCTTTTTCTGTTTGCTAATGCAATGTCTGTGCAAAGCCCTAGAAATGAAGGACTGTTCTTGctttgcaccttttttttttcaaaattggTTCATTGTGCAGTTCACAAGCCAAGTTGCTGAAAGTACAACTATTTGTAAACATCACTTTAGTGCTGTTATCAGTGTTCCTCTGGTTTAAAATTAACCAAAACATTAACCTGCCAGAAATTATGCTTTTTGTTCTGGATCCTGCACTTATTGTTTAGCTTATCTTGCTGTAACTGGAGAACACAATTTTGATTTTTATAATGGATTATTATTCCCAGGCTCCTGTTTGGAGCGAGGCTGCCTCCAGTGCTCTGTGCAAAGTTTAAACTTCTCAAAAcccctgaaaaaggtccaaaacTAACCAAACCCTTTGTGTCTTGGTTAGGGGTCCAGATGGTGTGAAGCTGGAGAATGCCAACAGCAGCATTGCCACTGTCACAGGCCTCCAGGTTGGGACATATGAGTTCACTCTGACAGTGAAAGATGAGAGGAACCTGCAGAGCCAAAGCTCCGTCAACGTCATCGTCAAGGAAGGTACATCCAGCCACAAGAGCTGCTCAGTCACTGGTTATCTCTGAGTCCAGCAAAACCTGTGTTCAGAGACACAACAAAAGTAAGGAATGGAGGGAGACAATGTGGAGAGCACTGAAGTGGCCTTGAGATTTGCCCTATTCTGGAGGAATGGTATTTTCAATTTAATCCTGCAGtatttcccttctcttccctaGGGTTAGACTGGGATTTCTGGAGTACACTGGATTAATTTTTGATTAGGCATTACAAGATCTTTCTCCAagtgttttctctctgtttatTTAGAGATAAACAAGCCGCCCATTGCAAAGATTGCTGGTAATGTTGTCATCACCTTGCCCACAAACACGGCAGAGCTGGATGGATCCAAGTCCTCTGATGATAAAGGGATTGTCAGCTACTTGTGGACCCGGGATGAGGGGAGCCCTGCAGCTGGGGTGAGCTTTCTTTTGTAAAGGACCACAAAAATCAGTGCAAAGTAGTGTTGACAGCTCCTGAGGAAATACAGAGCTCCTTGTTGGGCTGTTACTCTGTCATATCCTGAAATATGACAATACATGGTGCTACTTTGATCCTTTGTTTCCTCATACTTACTTTGTTCTGCCTTCCAGGAAGTCTTAAATAATTCAGACCATCATCCTGTCCTCCTCCTGTCCAATCTGGTAGAAGGGACCTACACATTTCACCTCAGAGTAACAGATGCCAAAGGAGAGAGTGATGTGGAAAGGACCACGGTGGAGGTCAAACCTGGTGAGTCTGGGTTTTGTGCTGTACCACATTTGCCTGCAGCCCTCTGGATACAGCACACTGGGATTAAAATGTGTCACCTAGTCTAGTTTAGAACTGTAAACATCAAAAGTTTTGGGGGATGTGGTTgtgttttcctgtggtttttGAGGGCTGACTCTCACTGCTTCTGTTACCTTGTGTCCCTTCCCACAGTGCTGCTCTGTAGTTCTGTGTTCAAATCAGAAACATCCTGGAGATATAGCTAAAAACCTGCCTTGTGCCCAGGCTGCTAAATAGAAACTCTAAAGATCTGTACAATCTACATTCTGTCTAGATCCTAGGAAAAATAACCTGGTGGAGATAATCCTGGATGTGAACGTGAGCCAGCTGACGGAGCGGCAGAAGGGGATGTTCATCCGGCAGATTGGGGTCCTGCTGGGGGTCCTGGACTCAGACATCACCGTGCAAAAGATCCAGCCCTACACTGAGCAGAGGTGGGATTCATCTGGGAGGGTACACAGCAAGGAATTGCTGGAGGGTTTGGAAAATCAAAGCCTCTTGGAAAGCAGATTGGAACATGCAGAGTTGTTGCTTAACGTTGATATTCCTGCTCAGATCAGAGTTGTCAAGCAGGTCTTGGGTATCTTTCCCCTCTGGAGATGGTGCATTGCCCTTGAAAACTGCTGCTGATGTATTTTCACCTCAAACCTGTAAAATAAGAACaaatctgatttattttttgaaaattgTGGAGGCTCTGTAAAGGGATgttctgcagctggagaagtAACAGAGCTTGGTGCAGGAGTTTGCTGAAACACTTAAAACACACCAGAGTGTGTAACAATCCCCCTCACCTTCCTGCCAAATGGATAGCTCATACAATCACACACTGGATTGGGTAGAAAggaccttaaggatcatccAGGTCCAAccacacagccccaggcagggacatcttccactaatTCTGCAGAAGCTTTATTGCCCACACCACTGCTTCAACTTAATGTATAAAAAAATGTTGAAAGCCAATGTAATTTCTGTTTGAGGAGATAGAAAAGCCTAATTTTGATTACTAATTGGCTTACAGAAAACTGCATTTATCCTAAACACATGGAAgttggctgctgagcagggctgtaGGTCAGGGTGGTATTGCCTACCTGGAGAGTGGCAACAAGCCATGAGTGGCAATCTGTTGAAATAAGTGCAATATTGCACTTAGTTTTTATTAAAAGGGGAGTAGTTTTAAAGTACCTAAAGCACTGAAGAAGATTTAAGGGACATGCTTAAAGTCCTGCAGCAAGTCAGCAATAAATCTGCTGTTACTTTACACCTAGCTCAGTGCTCTGATGTATCGATTCCTTTGTGTCCACCTGGCCTGCTGTAGCAGGAAAATCAGAATTCATTGTCCATGCAAACCTAGAGAGCTGAGAACAGAGGAGCCAGCACTTTCTGTTGTAACTGTagctctctgtctctgccatgAGCAAGCCAGTCGCCCCTGAGGAAGGCAAGTAAGGGATTCTTGTCATTAATGCTTCATCTGTTGATGTGTTCAAGCAGACAAAAGAGTGGGAAGTGTTAAAACGGAGCAGAGATGGTTTCCTGACAGATGGCTTTAAGATCCCATTTTTGCTTCCACTGTCAAAGTAACTTGTGCTGTTAAAAAAGAGCTTTTTCCTCTGGCTGTTGGTTTGTTCTTTTTCACATACTCTGAGGGTTTCACTGAAATGCCATTGACTCATGAGCTCACTAGTGATAATAAATCCCAAACATTCATGCATCCTTTTGTGAGTCTAAAGGATCCACAGGGCTCTGCAAGGTGAGCAAGCCATGAGGAACAAGTTCTTCTGTCATAAAGTTAATGCAGTAAAGCTGCAGAATACAGAATCCTTCACACCTGGGTTGGTTTTGAGCTACAGCACTTGGTGCATTCAAACTCAACTCTGCAAAATACTGTAAATTTCTATTTTCTGgtgctggagctctgtgctgagcatgTAAATGGACCCCAAAGTTTCAGAGTAGTAAAATCTCAGAATCCCACagtgaggaaggaaggagagtaTGAAAACAGCAAGACCTTAAAGTTTGGGGATTTGATGCTTGGCATGAACATGCAAAGATCTCCTTGATATGCAAATTCAAGAACAGTGCAGCCCTACCTTGGAAAATATGAATGGATCAGATATCCTGAAGGGTTTTCTACTGCAGGATCAGGTGTGCCATTACTGCTTTCAAACAGAGCCAGCAGTCTGGTCTTCAGATAAATTTGGGATTCTGATTAAGTCCCTCTAATGACAGACTGGAGAGTGTGGCTCTCCACCTGATGTTTGGAGAAGCAGCAGATAATtagtaattttttcctctcttccagCACAAAGATGGTGTTCTTTGTGCAGAACCAGCCTCCCCACCAGAtattcaaaggacgagaagtgGCCTGGACGCTGAAGAACGAGCTGAGGAAACAACAGTCAGACTTCCTCATCTTCCGGGCCCTGGAGATTAACACAGTCAGTAAGTGAGAGTCTCTTGGGACAGACTGAACATCTTTTACCTTCCTTTCAGCTGCCTGACAGAAATAAGGGTGCTGAAAACACCCCCATGCCCACACACACTCACTGCAGGAGCTTTCATGTTAATAAATGAGAGACAGAAATTAAGTGTATTAGACTATTCACTAATCACTTATTTACCAATTAATTCCATCCATTCACTATTCAGCTTCTTATAAATAATTACTTGCAGTGTTGCTGTGAAGATAAGAGTTCACAAAACCAAAAGCAGATTGATACTTATGAAACTAAAATACAGTATTAATGGACTATAGCCACTGAAATCAGTGTCATCCTGAAAACAATAAATGGCACATCTTTGTAGCTGTGAACCCACTCGTTTCCTGTGCAGCACAAACATCAGTCTGCAAGAAATGTTCCCCTTCTATCATTATTTTACATCTTTACATTAGCACTGCTTTTCTTTTATGAGATCCATCCTGTGAGGATCATTTGCTCGTCAGTTAGAGATTTGAAACTAGAATTGTGTaaagtaattattttcattacttCCTGATTTTACCATTTTGTGGCCTTCAGAAGCCATTTTTCAGTTCTGTTTGGTGCCTCCAAAGGATCTGTTTGTTTCTTGTCTGTCTCACAGTCGGGGTTTGAATTGGAAAATCAAAACtttgtttaaaaacatttaCTTGACTAATATACAAATTCCATAACTTGTATATCAAAATGAGGATTTATTAGGCAAAATATATGTTGCTGGTGAAGTGGGATGTTTCAGTTTGGCAGGAAGCCCAGGTGCTTACTCTGCACTTCTCACCTCTCGTGATTACTGAGCTATGAATGAGCTGCAGAGGGGCCACATTGAgatcagagcctgcaggagGGGTTGGCTGGATTGAActattttctcccatttttacCTCACCTGTGAGTCATTTAGTTCACCTTGCTGGTTTTGGCCCCCAGCCTGTCAGCTGAACTGCTCCGAGCACGGGCGCTGTGACTCCTTCACCAAGCGCTGCGTGTGTGACCCCTTCTGGATGGAGAATTTCCTCAGGGTGCAGATGGGGGACGGCGAAAGCAACTGCGGTGAGTGACCCCCCTGGGTGGCACCTTGGCACAGAAACCCCTGTGTGGAACCCAGGCTGGGCACGTGCCAGGCATCCCCATTGCTCTGATGAGATGCTGACACCAGCACACAGACCCTTATCTCACCTTTGGGCAGATGTTTGACAGGGGAGTGAGTTCCCTTCATACCCTCACAGTGGACACTCACTAAGAGTTGAGTCTATTCTATGTATATAAATCACAGCTCTCTTCTGTCATTTCCTGATGAGATGCTGACACCAGCACACAGACCTTTGTCTCACCTTTGGGCAGATGTTTGACAGGGGAATGAGTTCCCTTCACACTCTCCCAGTGGACACTCAATAAGAGTTGAGTCTATTCTGGGTGTGTAAATCACAGCTCTCTTCTGTCACCTCTGTCCTGCCACAGGAGAGCAAATTTTATCAACCAGCACTCAGTGAACACTGCCCAGCCAATCCACACATTGGATCTTGAGCTTCCCAAGGGGATCTGGTGGTGCTGCAGTGGGGAATGCCAGTCTCTAATTCTGCAGAGAGGCAGGCCTtgccttttctttcccaaaaccAGTCCCCTAAAATGTGCACTGTCAGTTGTATGAGGTGCCAAAATGTGTTTATCTCTGGGGTTTTGCTTGCAGAGTGGAGTGTGCTGTATGTGATCATTGCATCTTTTGTCATCGTGGTTGCCTTTGGAATCTTGTCGTGGATGGTGATCTGCTGCTGCAAGAGGTGGGACTGAGACCAAACCCTGCTGTATCCAGGTTTCATAGCCAAGTGTCTGCAGTAGGAGGTTAAAGATTCAATCCCATTGTCCCAGCAGGTCATCTGCTGAGCCTTGGGATCCTGGGTTTTAAGTGTTTCAAGTTAAATGTTAAAGTTCCAGAACTCTGGGTTATGTTAAGAAGAAAATTTGGATTAGCCTATAAATGTGCAACTGAGCAACATTTTAACGTTTCACTTTGTAATATGAGCATAATCCTAAATAGCGAGTGCTTTAGCTTTGAAGATCAGAGTTGTTTTTCTTCTGGCTCTTTTAGAAATGGACTGTTCCTTAattcctttttctcccctttagacggaaaggaaaatccaaaagaaaaagcaaatacaAGATTTTGGATGCAACGGATCAGGAAAGCCTGGAGTTAAAACCAAATCCCAAAGCAGGTAAAACATGAGAGGGAAGAGCTCAGCACTTCCAGAGTGCTGACTGAGGATTGTTCCTTAGTGGACTTAACAGTGAAACAAATGTGATGTAGGGACTGACAGAGGGGTCTCAGAAGATCTGAGAGCTTGTCTCAGATCTGTATATGGGGTATTTAGTAAAGTCATCTAACTTTTAGGTTTGGAAATTGGGGCTGAAACTGGCCTGGTCCTGATGTCTCCATTTGGTACCTCAGAAGTAGGAAGGGGATGCATTCAGCTGTGCAGAACAGTCTGACTCAGGAAGCCCAAAATTGGGTCTTGACTGTAACTTGTTCTGCTCTGAAGCTTCCCCCTGGATTCTGGTAGTTCCCTTCTTGCCAATATGCAATTCTTTGGTCATTCTGTACTGTAAAGCAGGAATTCAGTGGCACTAAACATTACACTGAACTGATCAACACCTGAGAACAACCTCAAAATACTTGTGTACTGGAGAGATGGAGGTTTATTtctgctctgccactcacccacCACAAACAACTGGTTCATCAACTTATTTATTCTTGCTCCTGTGCTTATCAGGCTGTGAAAATTTCACATTTTAGCTCATCCTTTAGTTTTCCAATAAGCAGGTGCATTTCAGAGGGAGCTCCACGAATTCCTCAGTGCTCCATGTGGCTGCAGGGCCATTGGCCCATTCCAGAAGGGCAGGATTTGTCCTCAGTGTTCTTAGCCAGCATTGCTGACCTGAGAGTGCTTGGCAGTGCTTTGCAAAGATCAGGGGGTTATTTCAGGCTGGAGTGTTTTTATCTGATACATGAACCATGGGCACCTGCTGACTGACCAGGAAAGAGGGAAGTGTTGGGAAGGATGTGCCAAGTACAGCCCTGCTGAAAGCcagggagctctgcagctgctgagtgTGTGTTTCATGTCAGAGTGTGTCCTGGTTTTCTTTAGGGAAGGGGATGTGTTAACTGTGCATGGAAAAGAGTCCCTGATCCTTGTTTGTGAGCAGGAAATGACTGCTCATGCTGGTGTTATCCCATTTAATGGTGTTCCAGCAAAGTGAGCAGTGCCCAAGAGCAGCATGGAGGGCATTGCAGTGCCAGACTGATCAGCTGTTCCTCTGAGCACCAGGCTGTCCCACTGCTCCAACACAGATACCCTTGCAGGAAACCAGGGTGTGTTTCCCTCCCTCAGCACCCAACTCTGCTTTAATCTGACCATCTGTCACCTCAGAGCCCACTGTGCAATCAGTGTGCTAAATGTGCCTCACCATTTGCTCTCTGGTAACTGAACTCATCTTGCTGCTGACTGAAGTCTTTTTCCCTGCTAGATATGTCCAGGGAGCTAACAGAGGAAATGTTGCATTTCTCCATTAGGGAAAAgctaaatttaaatatttcctcTGTTGACAATATCAGTAAATGTctctctcctgtccttgtgcATTAATCTAAATTCATCCTGCTAATTTATCTCTCTTCTCTTGCAGAGAGGAGAGTAGGGAGAGGGCAGTGAGATGGCAGAGATCTCCCTCACACACCTGCATATTCTCTTACTCCAGTTGTGAGCCCTCCAAGCATTTTCTAGGCAATGCCCCGAGCAAGGTCAGGGAGACAGAGCTCCCCCATGTACTCACATTCCCTTCTGGTCACATCATTGCCTTCCTGGCTGCTTGTTGTGCTTTGTGCTGTCTTGGAGTGTTGTTGTGACCCCTGACATGCCAGAGTGTCTGAGACAGGATCACTTTGGCTTCAGCATCCCAGGGAATAAGAGGCACACAGAGGAAAGTCAGGTTCTGCTGCCTCTTAGACGTGATGAGAAAAGGAGACTTAGAGGGGATGGAGCAAGGTGAGGTCCTCACTGGTGTTAAAAGCTTTTCTAACCTGGGAATGTTTCCCTTTCAAGGTGGCAGACAGAAAGCCCAAGTCCTCAACACGAGCCTGATGCACTCAGAGTCGGAGCTGGACAGTGATGAAGCCATCTTCACATGGCCTGACCGGGAGAAAGGG of Zonotrichia albicollis isolate bZonAlb1 chromosome 20, bZonAlb1.hap1, whole genome shotgun sequence contains these proteins:
- the KIAA0319L gene encoding dyslexia-associated protein KIAA0319-like protein homolog yields the protein MEKRLEAKPSISTRFLSRYCLGKAVRELGILQLLYLCTCLCASCSSADANWNGSKCELGKILLGGRLTSWAGQNLQLLEGFHTLSSCQATCCQHPTCDAFWFLENMCIQVNCTMPGTCQANQTGFSDSVLVFLKKSKSTEHLLSFHVEGDGKTWSPKWLDWEIPVQRKKRLRRSLQKWRLAGDRVQLLRRDLAENSRSSQSATEHLKDQVLRHLVADRAAPEKEKQKQDLLRNGQNARELNPRSPILAKSNNVNRSQDADGDLPQVHTGTSAPESSVLATFSSPVALDLTAPGKTEQPGQPGDAHAQLPTASPVPVKSTAKAQADTSVPSGVPTNGSVSTAQSSTAAAPSTAATTPAMKELVVSAGDSVKVTLPKNEVQLNAFVLPEPPPGTTYSYEWELITHPKDYSGVMAEKHSQTLKLSKLTVGLYEFKVVVDGENAHGEGYVNVTVNPKPRVNQPPVAIVSPPFQEISLPTISTLIDGSKSTDDDKIISYHWEELKGPLREEKVSSDTPILTLTNLVPGNYTFSLTVVDSDGASNSTTANLTVKKAVDYPPVANAGPNQVITLPQNSITLYGNQSTDDHSIVSYEWLLSPNSKGKVMEMQGVRTPVLQLSAMQEGDYTYQLIVTDSAGHQSTAEVTVIVQPENNKPPKADAGPDKELTLPVDSTTLDGSKSSDDQKIVFYLWEKTRGPDGVKLENANSSIATVTGLQVGTYEFTLTVKDERNLQSQSSVNVIVKEEINKPPIAKIAGNVVITLPTNTAELDGSKSSDDKGIVSYLWTRDEGSPAAGEVLNNSDHHPVLLLSNLVEGTYTFHLRVTDAKGESDVERTTVEVKPDPRKNNLVEIILDVNVSQLTERQKGMFIRQIGVLLGVLDSDITVQKIQPYTEQSTKMVFFVQNQPPHQIFKGREVAWTLKNELRKQQSDFLIFRALEINTVTCQLNCSEHGRCDSFTKRCVCDPFWMENFLRVQMGDGESNCEWSVLYVIIASFVIVVAFGILSWMVICCCKRRKGKSKRKSKYKILDATDQESLELKPNPKAGGRQKAQVLNTSLMHSESELDSDEAIFTWPDREKGKLLRSQNGSLRNGQLSLKAKSQREEIL